From one Rhodamnia argentea isolate NSW1041297 chromosome 1, ASM2092103v1, whole genome shotgun sequence genomic stretch:
- the LOC115756936 gene encoding leucine--tRNA ligase, cytoplasmic isoform X2 translates to MATEGGKSFARRDRLLEIEATVRTWWIEKDVFRAESCEKPPEQGEKFFGNFPFPYMNGFLHLGHAFSLSKLEFAAAYHRLRGANVLLPFAFHCTGMPIKASADKLAREIQQFGDPPAFPSEVENQVNQELETTDQNASEPGMKDKFKGKKSKAASKSGGQMYQWEIMRSLGLSDSEISKFQDPYNWLSFFPPFAVDDLKAFGLSCDWRRSFITTDMNPFFDSFVRWQMRKLKSMGKIVKDLRYTIYSPLDGQPCADHDRATGEGVQPQDYTLIKMEVVPPFPPKMGVLEGKRVFLAAATLRPETMYGQTNAWVLPEGKYGAFEINDTDVFIVAQRAALNLAYQRFSKIPEKPTCLVELTGYDLIGLPLKSPLSFNEIIHALPMLTILMDKGTGIVTSVPSDAPDDYMALHDLKAKPGLREKFGVKDDWVLPFEIVPIINIPEYGDKAAEKVCKDMKIKSQNEKDKLAEAKQKTYLKGFTEGTMLVGEYAGMKVQEAKPLIRSMLIETGQAIMYSEPEKRVMSRSGDECVVALTDQWYITYGESEWKKLAEECLSNMNLYSDETRHGFEHTLSWLNQWACSRSFGLGTRIPWDEQFLVESLSDSTIYMAYYTIAHLLHENDMCGSSTSMKPEQMTDEVWEFVFCGGPYPQSSDIPSSLLNQMKQEFEYWYPFDLRVSGKDLIQNHLTFCIYNHTAIMSKRHWPRGFRCNGHLMLNSEKMSKSTGNFKTLRQSIEEFSADATRFSLADAGDGVDDANFVSETANAAILRLTKELSWMEEVLDVESSLRTGQASTYADRVFANEMNIAVKLTEQHYQDYMFREALKSGFYDLQAARDEYRLSCGTGGMNRDLLWRFMDVQTRLIAPICPHYAEYVWRVLLKKDGFVVKAGWPLAEFPDLTLKSANKYLQDSIVLMRKLLQKQIFGSKKANKGAPVTPLTEEKLRGLIYVNEQYDGWKAECLRILQNKYNRTTRSFAPDGEIMDALKQSSVGQSSDFKKIQKLCMPFLKYKKDEAITLGAQALDLKLPFGEIEVLQENLDLIRRQLGLEEVEVLSATDPNALTMAGNLVSLLQQNPPTPGNPTAIFLAR, encoded by the coding sequence ATGGCTACTGAGGGAGGGAAAAGCTTCGCAAGAAGGGATCGTCTGTTGGAGATTGAGGCTACGGTGCGAACCTGGTGGATAGAAAAGGATGTTTTCAGGGCTGAATCTTGTGAAAAACCTCCTGAACAGGGTGAAAagttttttggcaattttccttttccatataTGAATGGGTTTCTGCATCTTGGACATGCATTTTCGCTTTCAAAGCTCGAATTTGCTGCAGCCTATCACAGACTAAGAGGGGCAAATGTGCTTTTGCCATTTGCTTTTCACTGCACTGGTATGCCCATCAAGGCATCGGCTGACAAACTTGCCAGGGAGATCCAACAGTTCGGTGATCCTCCAGCATTTCCAAGTGAAGTAGAGAATCAGGTCAACCAAGAATTGGAAACAACGGACCAAAATGCATCTGAACCAGGCATGAAAGATAAGTTCAAGGGGAAGAAATCTAAGGCTGCATCAAAATCGGGTGGGCAGATGTATCAGTGGGAGATTATGCGTAGTCTTGGCCTCTCAGATAgtgaaatatcaaaatttcagGATCCTTATAACTGGTTGAGTTTCTTTCCTCCATTTGCTGTGGATGATCTCAAGGCTTTTGGGTTGAGTTGTGATTGGAGACGTTCCTTCATCACCACAGATATGAACCCGTTTTTTGACTCCTTTGTGAGGTGGCAGATGAGGAAGTTGAAATCTATGGGTAAAATTGTGAAAGATCTGCGGTACACAATTTACTCTCCTCTAGATGGCCAACCATGTGCAGATCATGACCGGGCAACTGGTGAAGGAGTTCAGCCTCAGGATTACACTCTTATCAAGATGGAGGTAGTTCCGCCATTTCCACCAAAAATGGGAGTTTTAGAAGGGAAAAGAGTGTTCCTGGCTGCTGCAACTTTGAGACCGGAGACCATGTATGGGCAAACAAATGCATGGGTATTGCCAGAAGGAAAATACGGAGCTTTTGAAATCAATGATACTGATGTGTTCATTGTTGCACAGAGGGCAGCCCTTAACTTGGCCTACCAGAGATTCTCCAAGATTCCAGAGAAGCCTACTTGCTTGGTAGAGCTGACTGGTTATGATCTTATTGGTCTTCCCTTGAAGTCGCCACTTTCATTTAATGAGATTATCCATGCTTTACCGATGTTGACTATCCTTATGGACAAAGGAACAGGGATTGTGACCAGTGTACCCAGTGATGCTCCTGACGATTACATGGCGTTGCATGATTTGAAAGCAAAGCCAGGTCTCAGGGAGAAGTTCGGTGTGAAGGATGACTGGGTATTGCCCTTTGAGATTGTGCCAATCATTAATATTCCAGAATATGGAGATAAAGCTGCGGAAAAAGTCTGCAAAGATATGAAAATTAAGAGTCAGAATGAAAAAGATAAGCTTGCAGAAGCAAAGCAGAAGACATATTTGAAAGGATTTACTGAAGGAACTATGCTTGTGGGGGAATATGCAGGAATGAAAGTGCAAGAAGCAAAGCCATTGATCAGAAGCATGCTTATAGAGACTGGACAGGCCATTATGTACAGTGAACCTGAAAAAAGGGTCATGTCGAGGTCAGGTGATGAATGTGTTGTTGCTCTTACAGATCAGTGGTACATCACTTATGGGGAATCTGAATGGAAGAAGTTGGCTGAGGAATGCCTATCTAACATGAATCTGTATTCTGATGAGACACGACACGGCTTTGAGCATACATTGAGCTGGCTTAACCAGTGGGCTTGCTCACGATCTTTTGGCCTTGGCACTCGCATCCCTTGGGACGAGCAATTCCTTGTGGAGTCATTATCCGACTCTACTATTTACATGGCTTACTACACGATAGCCCACCTcttacatgaaaatgacatgtgTGGTTCTAGCACTTCAATGAAACCTGAACAAATGACCGATGAGGTGTGGGAGTTTGTTTTCTGTGGTGGTCCATACCCTCAATCATCCGATATTCCATCATCTTTGCTTAACCAGATGAAGCAGGAGTTTGAATATTGGTATCCTTTTGACCTAAGAGTATCTGGCAAGGACCTCATCCAGAATCATTTGACATTCTGCATTTACAATCACACAGCAATCATGTCTAAGCGACATTGGCCTCGTGGATTCAGGTGCAACGGCCACCTCATGCTCAATTCTGAAAAGATGTCGAAGTCTACAGGGAATTTCAAAACATTGCGCCAGTCCATTGAGGAATTTTCTGCAGATGCCACACGGTTTTCTCTGGCTGATGCTGGTGACGGTGTTGATGATGCCAACTTTGTGTCTGAGACCGCAAATGCTGCAATTTTGAGGCTTACGAAGGAACTTTCATGGATGGAAGAAGTTCTCGATGTAGAATCCTCTTTGAGGACTGGTCAGGCATCTACTTATGCAGATAGAGTTTTTGCAAATGAAATGAATATTGCTGTCAAACTGACTGAGCAGCATTACCAGGATTATATGTTCCGTGAAGCTCTAAAGTCTGGCTTTTATGATCTTCAGGCTGCAAGAGATGAATACAGACTGTCTTGTGGTACCGGTGGCATGAACCGAGATCTGCTCTGGAGGTTTATGGATGTGCAAACACGGCTTATCGCTCCTATTTGTCCTCATTATGCAGAGTATGTGTGGAGGGTACTTCTCAAAAAGGATGGTTTCGTGGTGAAAGCGGGCTGGCCTCTTGCCGAGTTTCCGGATCTAACACTCAAGAGTGCTAATAAGTATCTGCAAGACTCGATTGTCTTGATGAGGAAGCTGCTTCAGAAACAGATTTTTGGCTCGAAGAAGGCAAATAAGGGAGCCCCAGTGACCCCACTAACTGAAGAAAAGCTGAGAGGTTTGATTTACGTAAACGAGCAGTATGATGGATGGAAAGCTGAGTGCCTAAGGATACTGCAGAACAAGTACAACAGGACAACACGTTCCTTTGCACCCGATGGCGAGATAATGGATGCTTTGAAGCAGAGCAGCGTAGGCCAGTCCAGCGAtttcaagaaaatccaaaagcTTTGCATGCCCTTTTTGAAGTACAAGAAAGATGAAGCAATAACTCTTGGTGCTCAAGCACTGGATCTGAAGCTTCCCTTTGGAGAGATTGaagttcttcaagaaaatcTGGACTTAATCAGAAGGCAGCTTGGTCTTGAAGAAGTGGAAGTTTTGTCGGCGACGGACCCCAATGCTCTAACAATGGCTGGTAATCTTGTCTCGCTGCTGCAACAGAATCCGCCAACTCCTGGAAATCCTACCGCCATCTTTTTGGCTAGATAA
- the LOC115756936 gene encoding leucine--tRNA ligase, cytoplasmic isoform X1 has protein sequence MHYRRSPILLSPRIYFRFSRFIGMATEGGKSFARRDRLLEIEATVRTWWIEKDVFRAESCEKPPEQGEKFFGNFPFPYMNGFLHLGHAFSLSKLEFAAAYHRLRGANVLLPFAFHCTGMPIKASADKLAREIQQFGDPPAFPSEVENQVNQELETTDQNASEPGMKDKFKGKKSKAASKSGGQMYQWEIMRSLGLSDSEISKFQDPYNWLSFFPPFAVDDLKAFGLSCDWRRSFITTDMNPFFDSFVRWQMRKLKSMGKIVKDLRYTIYSPLDGQPCADHDRATGEGVQPQDYTLIKMEVVPPFPPKMGVLEGKRVFLAAATLRPETMYGQTNAWVLPEGKYGAFEINDTDVFIVAQRAALNLAYQRFSKIPEKPTCLVELTGYDLIGLPLKSPLSFNEIIHALPMLTILMDKGTGIVTSVPSDAPDDYMALHDLKAKPGLREKFGVKDDWVLPFEIVPIINIPEYGDKAAEKVCKDMKIKSQNEKDKLAEAKQKTYLKGFTEGTMLVGEYAGMKVQEAKPLIRSMLIETGQAIMYSEPEKRVMSRSGDECVVALTDQWYITYGESEWKKLAEECLSNMNLYSDETRHGFEHTLSWLNQWACSRSFGLGTRIPWDEQFLVESLSDSTIYMAYYTIAHLLHENDMCGSSTSMKPEQMTDEVWEFVFCGGPYPQSSDIPSSLLNQMKQEFEYWYPFDLRVSGKDLIQNHLTFCIYNHTAIMSKRHWPRGFRCNGHLMLNSEKMSKSTGNFKTLRQSIEEFSADATRFSLADAGDGVDDANFVSETANAAILRLTKELSWMEEVLDVESSLRTGQASTYADRVFANEMNIAVKLTEQHYQDYMFREALKSGFYDLQAARDEYRLSCGTGGMNRDLLWRFMDVQTRLIAPICPHYAEYVWRVLLKKDGFVVKAGWPLAEFPDLTLKSANKYLQDSIVLMRKLLQKQIFGSKKANKGAPVTPLTEEKLRGLIYVNEQYDGWKAECLRILQNKYNRTTRSFAPDGEIMDALKQSSVGQSSDFKKIQKLCMPFLKYKKDEAITLGAQALDLKLPFGEIEVLQENLDLIRRQLGLEEVEVLSATDPNALTMAGNLVSLLQQNPPTPGNPTAIFLAR, from the exons ATGCATTATAGAAGGAGCCCTATCCTTTTGTCTCCCCGTATTTATTTTCG GTTCTCTCGTTTTATTGGGATGGCTACTGAGGGAGGGAAAAGCTTCGCAAGAAGGGATCGTCTGTTGGAGATTGAGGCTACGGTGCGAACCTGGTGGATAGAAAAGGATGTTTTCAGGGCTGAATCTTGTGAAAAACCTCCTGAACAGGGTGAAAagttttttggcaattttccttttccatataTGAATGGGTTTCTGCATCTTGGACATGCATTTTCGCTTTCAAAGCTCGAATTTGCTGCAGCCTATCACAGACTAAGAGGGGCAAATGTGCTTTTGCCATTTGCTTTTCACTGCACTGGTATGCCCATCAAGGCATCGGCTGACAAACTTGCCAGGGAGATCCAACAGTTCGGTGATCCTCCAGCATTTCCAAGTGAAGTAGAGAATCAGGTCAACCAAGAATTGGAAACAACGGACCAAAATGCATCTGAACCAGGCATGAAAGATAAGTTCAAGGGGAAGAAATCTAAGGCTGCATCAAAATCGGGTGGGCAGATGTATCAGTGGGAGATTATGCGTAGTCTTGGCCTCTCAGATAgtgaaatatcaaaatttcagGATCCTTATAACTGGTTGAGTTTCTTTCCTCCATTTGCTGTGGATGATCTCAAGGCTTTTGGGTTGAGTTGTGATTGGAGACGTTCCTTCATCACCACAGATATGAACCCGTTTTTTGACTCCTTTGTGAGGTGGCAGATGAGGAAGTTGAAATCTATGGGTAAAATTGTGAAAGATCTGCGGTACACAATTTACTCTCCTCTAGATGGCCAACCATGTGCAGATCATGACCGGGCAACTGGTGAAGGAGTTCAGCCTCAGGATTACACTCTTATCAAGATGGAGGTAGTTCCGCCATTTCCACCAAAAATGGGAGTTTTAGAAGGGAAAAGAGTGTTCCTGGCTGCTGCAACTTTGAGACCGGAGACCATGTATGGGCAAACAAATGCATGGGTATTGCCAGAAGGAAAATACGGAGCTTTTGAAATCAATGATACTGATGTGTTCATTGTTGCACAGAGGGCAGCCCTTAACTTGGCCTACCAGAGATTCTCCAAGATTCCAGAGAAGCCTACTTGCTTGGTAGAGCTGACTGGTTATGATCTTATTGGTCTTCCCTTGAAGTCGCCACTTTCATTTAATGAGATTATCCATGCTTTACCGATGTTGACTATCCTTATGGACAAAGGAACAGGGATTGTGACCAGTGTACCCAGTGATGCTCCTGACGATTACATGGCGTTGCATGATTTGAAAGCAAAGCCAGGTCTCAGGGAGAAGTTCGGTGTGAAGGATGACTGGGTATTGCCCTTTGAGATTGTGCCAATCATTAATATTCCAGAATATGGAGATAAAGCTGCGGAAAAAGTCTGCAAAGATATGAAAATTAAGAGTCAGAATGAAAAAGATAAGCTTGCAGAAGCAAAGCAGAAGACATATTTGAAAGGATTTACTGAAGGAACTATGCTTGTGGGGGAATATGCAGGAATGAAAGTGCAAGAAGCAAAGCCATTGATCAGAAGCATGCTTATAGAGACTGGACAGGCCATTATGTACAGTGAACCTGAAAAAAGGGTCATGTCGAGGTCAGGTGATGAATGTGTTGTTGCTCTTACAGATCAGTGGTACATCACTTATGGGGAATCTGAATGGAAGAAGTTGGCTGAGGAATGCCTATCTAACATGAATCTGTATTCTGATGAGACACGACACGGCTTTGAGCATACATTGAGCTGGCTTAACCAGTGGGCTTGCTCACGATCTTTTGGCCTTGGCACTCGCATCCCTTGGGACGAGCAATTCCTTGTGGAGTCATTATCCGACTCTACTATTTACATGGCTTACTACACGATAGCCCACCTcttacatgaaaatgacatgtgTGGTTCTAGCACTTCAATGAAACCTGAACAAATGACCGATGAGGTGTGGGAGTTTGTTTTCTGTGGTGGTCCATACCCTCAATCATCCGATATTCCATCATCTTTGCTTAACCAGATGAAGCAGGAGTTTGAATATTGGTATCCTTTTGACCTAAGAGTATCTGGCAAGGACCTCATCCAGAATCATTTGACATTCTGCATTTACAATCACACAGCAATCATGTCTAAGCGACATTGGCCTCGTGGATTCAGGTGCAACGGCCACCTCATGCTCAATTCTGAAAAGATGTCGAAGTCTACAGGGAATTTCAAAACATTGCGCCAGTCCATTGAGGAATTTTCTGCAGATGCCACACGGTTTTCTCTGGCTGATGCTGGTGACGGTGTTGATGATGCCAACTTTGTGTCTGAGACCGCAAATGCTGCAATTTTGAGGCTTACGAAGGAACTTTCATGGATGGAAGAAGTTCTCGATGTAGAATCCTCTTTGAGGACTGGTCAGGCATCTACTTATGCAGATAGAGTTTTTGCAAATGAAATGAATATTGCTGTCAAACTGACTGAGCAGCATTACCAGGATTATATGTTCCGTGAAGCTCTAAAGTCTGGCTTTTATGATCTTCAGGCTGCAAGAGATGAATACAGACTGTCTTGTGGTACCGGTGGCATGAACCGAGATCTGCTCTGGAGGTTTATGGATGTGCAAACACGGCTTATCGCTCCTATTTGTCCTCATTATGCAGAGTATGTGTGGAGGGTACTTCTCAAAAAGGATGGTTTCGTGGTGAAAGCGGGCTGGCCTCTTGCCGAGTTTCCGGATCTAACACTCAAGAGTGCTAATAAGTATCTGCAAGACTCGATTGTCTTGATGAGGAAGCTGCTTCAGAAACAGATTTTTGGCTCGAAGAAGGCAAATAAGGGAGCCCCAGTGACCCCACTAACTGAAGAAAAGCTGAGAGGTTTGATTTACGTAAACGAGCAGTATGATGGATGGAAAGCTGAGTGCCTAAGGATACTGCAGAACAAGTACAACAGGACAACACGTTCCTTTGCACCCGATGGCGAGATAATGGATGCTTTGAAGCAGAGCAGCGTAGGCCAGTCCAGCGAtttcaagaaaatccaaaagcTTTGCATGCCCTTTTTGAAGTACAAGAAAGATGAAGCAATAACTCTTGGTGCTCAAGCACTGGATCTGAAGCTTCCCTTTGGAGAGATTGaagttcttcaagaaaatcTGGACTTAATCAGAAGGCAGCTTGGTCTTGAAGAAGTGGAAGTTTTGTCGGCGACGGACCCCAATGCTCTAACAATGGCTGGTAATCTTGTCTCGCTGCTGCAACAGAATCCGCCAACTCCTGGAAATCCTACCGCCATCTTTTTGGCTAGATAA